A DNA window from Ctenopharyngodon idella isolate HZGC_01 chromosome 10, HZGC01, whole genome shotgun sequence contains the following coding sequences:
- the fbxw11b gene encoding F-box and WD repeat domain-containing 11-B isoform X1 produces the protein MEPEMEDKTLELMNTSVMDSQTADRSPKITMFKPIFICPQVTNGPLTGSRKRPSEGNYEKEKDVCIQLFDQWSEADQVEFVEHLISRMCHYQHGHINSYLKPMLQRDFITALPAQGLDHIAENILSFLDARSLCSAELVCKEWQRVISEGMLWKKLIERMVRTDPLWKGLSERHQWEKYLFKNRTTEVPPNSYYRSLYPKIIQDIETIEANWRCGRHNLQRIQCRSENSKGVYCLQYDDEKIISGLRDNSIKIWDKQTLECLKILTGHTGSVLCLQYDERVIVTGSSDSTVRVWDVNSGEVLNTLIHHNEAVLHLRFCNGLMVTCSKDRSIAVWDMASPTDISLRRVLVGHRAAVNVVDFDDKYIVSASGDRTIKVWSTSTCEFVRTLNGHKRGIACLQYRDRLVVSGSSDNTIRLWDIECGACLRVLEGHEELVRCIRFDNKRIVSGAYDGKIKVWDLQAALDPRAPASTLCLRTLVQRCRFNNSLSAYRNILAECSGSNSMSSRSSAAPMMTLSLSGTSSTCQPTGRRKDDRRPARIPIYPDSREALVACGVCASVCGDCLGDPVSVEVCQDQRSRNATTTPPPLHPPLSICPFYFSPSSVILRAAPRHKLRQFSFSLSVEEETEKRWREQCH, from the exons ATGGAGCCGGAGATGGAGGACAAAACCTTAGAGCTGATG aacacctCTGTCATGGACTCGCAGACTGCAGACCGCTCCCCAAAGATCACAATGTTCAAG CCTATCTTTATCTGTCCTCAGGTGACTAATGGACCCTTGACGGGCTCTAGGAAGCGGCCATCGGAAGGAAATTACGAGAAGGAGAAGGACGTGTGCATCCAGCTCTTTGATCAGTGGTCTGAAGCAGACCAAGTGGAGTTTGTGGAACACCTGATCTCACGCATGTGCCATTACCAACACGGCCACATAAACTCCTACCTCAAACCCATGCTCCAAAGGGACTTCATTACGGCACTGCCAG CTCAGGGTCTGGATCATATAGCAGAGAATATCTTGTCTTTCCTGGACGCACGCTCGCTGTGTTCGGCTGAGCTGGTGTGTAAGGAATGGCAGCGTGTGATTTCCGAAGGCATGTTGTGGAAGAAGCTAATCGAGAGGATGGTTCGGACAGACCCGCTGTGGAAAGGCCTTTCAGAGAGACACCAGTG GGAAAAATACCTGTTCAAGAACCGCACAACAGAAGTTCCACCAAACTCATACTACCGCTCTCTTTATCCGAAAATCATTCAGGACATCGAG ACCATCGAGGCGAACTGGAGGTGTGGCCGACATAACCTGCAGAGGATCCAGTGTAGGTCGGAGAACAGCAAAGGTGTTTACTGCCTCCAGTATGACGATGAAAAGATCATCAGCGGACTACGAGATAACTCCATTAAG ATATGGGATAAACAGACTCTGGAGTGTTTGAAGATCCTGACAGGGCACACAGGCTCTGTGCTGTGTCTGCAGTATGATGAGAGAGTCATTGTTACCGGCTCCTCTGATTCCACTGTCAG AGTTTGGGATGTGAACTCGGGGGAGGTTCTGAACACTCTGATCCATCACAATGAGGCCGTGCTCCACCTGCGATTCTGTAATGGGTTGATGGTCACCTGCTCGAAGGATCGCTCCATCGCTGTGTGGGACATGGCCTCTCCCACGGACATCAGTCTCCGCCGAGTCCTCGTTGGACACAGGGCCGCCGTCAATGTGGTCGACTTTGACGACAAGTACATTGTCTCTGCCTCTGGTGATCGGACCATAAAG GTGTGGAGTACAAGCACCTGTGAGTTTGTTCGGACACTAAACGGTCATAAGCGAGGAATCGCCTGCCTACAGTACAGAGACAGACTCGTGGTCAGTGGCTCCTCAGACAACACCATCAG GCTGTGGGATATTGAGTGTGGAGCATGTTTGCGGGTTTTGGAAGGGCACGAGGAGCTTGTTCGCTGTATTCGATTTGATAACAAGCGGATTGTGAGTGGAGCGTATGACGG tAAAATTAAAGTATGGGACCTACAAGCTGCTCTCGACCCACGAGCCCCAGCCAGCACTCTGTGTCTACGTACACTAGTG CAGCGATGTCGCTTCAATAATAGTCTGTCTGCGTATAGGAACATTCTGGCCGAGTGTTCCGGCTCCAATTCGATGAGTTCCAGATCATCAGCAGCTCCCATGATGACACTATCCTTATCTGGGACTTCCTCAACGTGTCAACCAACGGGCAGACGGAAGGACGATCGCCGTCCCGCACGTATACCTATATATCCAGATAGCAG GGAAGCTCTGGTGGCGTGCggagtgtgtgcgagtgtgtgtgggGACTGTTTGGGTGACCCAGTCTCTGTGGAAGTGTGCCAGGATCAAAGGTCGAGGAACGCCACCACCACCCCCCCTCCCCTTCACCCTCCTCTCTCCATCTGTCCGTTTTATTTCTCCCCCTCTTCGGTCATTTTGAGGGCCGCCCCACGACACAAACTGCGTCAgttctctttctccctctctgtGGAGGAGGAGACGGAGAAAAGATGGAGAGAGCAATGCCATTAA
- the fbxw11b gene encoding F-box and WD repeat domain-containing 11-B isoform X2, whose product MEPEMEDKTLELMNTSVMDSQTADRSPKITMFKVTNGPLTGSRKRPSEGNYEKEKDVCIQLFDQWSEADQVEFVEHLISRMCHYQHGHINSYLKPMLQRDFITALPAQGLDHIAENILSFLDARSLCSAELVCKEWQRVISEGMLWKKLIERMVRTDPLWKGLSERHQWEKYLFKNRTTEVPPNSYYRSLYPKIIQDIETIEANWRCGRHNLQRIQCRSENSKGVYCLQYDDEKIISGLRDNSIKIWDKQTLECLKILTGHTGSVLCLQYDERVIVTGSSDSTVRVWDVNSGEVLNTLIHHNEAVLHLRFCNGLMVTCSKDRSIAVWDMASPTDISLRRVLVGHRAAVNVVDFDDKYIVSASGDRTIKVWSTSTCEFVRTLNGHKRGIACLQYRDRLVVSGSSDNTIRLWDIECGACLRVLEGHEELVRCIRFDNKRIVSGAYDGKIKVWDLQAALDPRAPASTLCLRTLVQRCRFNNSLSAYRNILAECSGSNSMSSRSSAAPMMTLSLSGTSSTCQPTGRRKDDRRPARIPIYPDSREALVACGVCASVCGDCLGDPVSVEVCQDQRSRNATTTPPPLHPPLSICPFYFSPSSVILRAAPRHKLRQFSFSLSVEEETEKRWREQCH is encoded by the exons ATGGAGCCGGAGATGGAGGACAAAACCTTAGAGCTGATG aacacctCTGTCATGGACTCGCAGACTGCAGACCGCTCCCCAAAGATCACAATGTTCAAG GTGACTAATGGACCCTTGACGGGCTCTAGGAAGCGGCCATCGGAAGGAAATTACGAGAAGGAGAAGGACGTGTGCATCCAGCTCTTTGATCAGTGGTCTGAAGCAGACCAAGTGGAGTTTGTGGAACACCTGATCTCACGCATGTGCCATTACCAACACGGCCACATAAACTCCTACCTCAAACCCATGCTCCAAAGGGACTTCATTACGGCACTGCCAG CTCAGGGTCTGGATCATATAGCAGAGAATATCTTGTCTTTCCTGGACGCACGCTCGCTGTGTTCGGCTGAGCTGGTGTGTAAGGAATGGCAGCGTGTGATTTCCGAAGGCATGTTGTGGAAGAAGCTAATCGAGAGGATGGTTCGGACAGACCCGCTGTGGAAAGGCCTTTCAGAGAGACACCAGTG GGAAAAATACCTGTTCAAGAACCGCACAACAGAAGTTCCACCAAACTCATACTACCGCTCTCTTTATCCGAAAATCATTCAGGACATCGAG ACCATCGAGGCGAACTGGAGGTGTGGCCGACATAACCTGCAGAGGATCCAGTGTAGGTCGGAGAACAGCAAAGGTGTTTACTGCCTCCAGTATGACGATGAAAAGATCATCAGCGGACTACGAGATAACTCCATTAAG ATATGGGATAAACAGACTCTGGAGTGTTTGAAGATCCTGACAGGGCACACAGGCTCTGTGCTGTGTCTGCAGTATGATGAGAGAGTCATTGTTACCGGCTCCTCTGATTCCACTGTCAG AGTTTGGGATGTGAACTCGGGGGAGGTTCTGAACACTCTGATCCATCACAATGAGGCCGTGCTCCACCTGCGATTCTGTAATGGGTTGATGGTCACCTGCTCGAAGGATCGCTCCATCGCTGTGTGGGACATGGCCTCTCCCACGGACATCAGTCTCCGCCGAGTCCTCGTTGGACACAGGGCCGCCGTCAATGTGGTCGACTTTGACGACAAGTACATTGTCTCTGCCTCTGGTGATCGGACCATAAAG GTGTGGAGTACAAGCACCTGTGAGTTTGTTCGGACACTAAACGGTCATAAGCGAGGAATCGCCTGCCTACAGTACAGAGACAGACTCGTGGTCAGTGGCTCCTCAGACAACACCATCAG GCTGTGGGATATTGAGTGTGGAGCATGTTTGCGGGTTTTGGAAGGGCACGAGGAGCTTGTTCGCTGTATTCGATTTGATAACAAGCGGATTGTGAGTGGAGCGTATGACGG tAAAATTAAAGTATGGGACCTACAAGCTGCTCTCGACCCACGAGCCCCAGCCAGCACTCTGTGTCTACGTACACTAGTG CAGCGATGTCGCTTCAATAATAGTCTGTCTGCGTATAGGAACATTCTGGCCGAGTGTTCCGGCTCCAATTCGATGAGTTCCAGATCATCAGCAGCTCCCATGATGACACTATCCTTATCTGGGACTTCCTCAACGTGTCAACCAACGGGCAGACGGAAGGACGATCGCCGTCCCGCACGTATACCTATATATCCAGATAGCAG GGAAGCTCTGGTGGCGTGCggagtgtgtgcgagtgtgtgtgggGACTGTTTGGGTGACCCAGTCTCTGTGGAAGTGTGCCAGGATCAAAGGTCGAGGAACGCCACCACCACCCCCCCTCCCCTTCACCCTCCTCTCTCCATCTGTCCGTTTTATTTCTCCCCCTCTTCGGTCATTTTGAGGGCCGCCCCACGACACAAACTGCGTCAgttctctttctccctctctgtGGAGGAGGAGACGGAGAAAAGATGGAGAGAGCAATGCCATTAA
- the fbxw11b gene encoding F-box and WD repeat domain-containing 11-B isoform X4, with protein sequence MDSQTADRSPKITMFKVTNGPLTGSRKRPSEGNYEKEKDVCIQLFDQWSEADQVEFVEHLISRMCHYQHGHINSYLKPMLQRDFITALPAQGLDHIAENILSFLDARSLCSAELVCKEWQRVISEGMLWKKLIERMVRTDPLWKGLSERHQWEKYLFKNRTTEVPPNSYYRSLYPKIIQDIETIEANWRCGRHNLQRIQCRSENSKGVYCLQYDDEKIISGLRDNSIKIWDKQTLECLKILTGHTGSVLCLQYDERVIVTGSSDSTVRVWDVNSGEVLNTLIHHNEAVLHLRFCNGLMVTCSKDRSIAVWDMASPTDISLRRVLVGHRAAVNVVDFDDKYIVSASGDRTIKVWSTSTCEFVRTLNGHKRGIACLQYRDRLVVSGSSDNTIRLWDIECGACLRVLEGHEELVRCIRFDNKRIVSGAYDGKIKVWDLQAALDPRAPASTLCLRTLVQRCRFNNSLSAYRNILAECSGSNSMSSRSSAAPMMTLSLSGTSSTCQPTGRRKDDRRPARIPIYPDSREALVACGVCASVCGDCLGDPVSVEVCQDQRSRNATTTPPPLHPPLSICPFYFSPSSVILRAAPRHKLRQFSFSLSVEEETEKRWREQCH encoded by the exons ATGGACTCGCAGACTGCAGACCGCTCCCCAAAGATCACAATGTTCAAG GTGACTAATGGACCCTTGACGGGCTCTAGGAAGCGGCCATCGGAAGGAAATTACGAGAAGGAGAAGGACGTGTGCATCCAGCTCTTTGATCAGTGGTCTGAAGCAGACCAAGTGGAGTTTGTGGAACACCTGATCTCACGCATGTGCCATTACCAACACGGCCACATAAACTCCTACCTCAAACCCATGCTCCAAAGGGACTTCATTACGGCACTGCCAG CTCAGGGTCTGGATCATATAGCAGAGAATATCTTGTCTTTCCTGGACGCACGCTCGCTGTGTTCGGCTGAGCTGGTGTGTAAGGAATGGCAGCGTGTGATTTCCGAAGGCATGTTGTGGAAGAAGCTAATCGAGAGGATGGTTCGGACAGACCCGCTGTGGAAAGGCCTTTCAGAGAGACACCAGTG GGAAAAATACCTGTTCAAGAACCGCACAACAGAAGTTCCACCAAACTCATACTACCGCTCTCTTTATCCGAAAATCATTCAGGACATCGAG ACCATCGAGGCGAACTGGAGGTGTGGCCGACATAACCTGCAGAGGATCCAGTGTAGGTCGGAGAACAGCAAAGGTGTTTACTGCCTCCAGTATGACGATGAAAAGATCATCAGCGGACTACGAGATAACTCCATTAAG ATATGGGATAAACAGACTCTGGAGTGTTTGAAGATCCTGACAGGGCACACAGGCTCTGTGCTGTGTCTGCAGTATGATGAGAGAGTCATTGTTACCGGCTCCTCTGATTCCACTGTCAG AGTTTGGGATGTGAACTCGGGGGAGGTTCTGAACACTCTGATCCATCACAATGAGGCCGTGCTCCACCTGCGATTCTGTAATGGGTTGATGGTCACCTGCTCGAAGGATCGCTCCATCGCTGTGTGGGACATGGCCTCTCCCACGGACATCAGTCTCCGCCGAGTCCTCGTTGGACACAGGGCCGCCGTCAATGTGGTCGACTTTGACGACAAGTACATTGTCTCTGCCTCTGGTGATCGGACCATAAAG GTGTGGAGTACAAGCACCTGTGAGTTTGTTCGGACACTAAACGGTCATAAGCGAGGAATCGCCTGCCTACAGTACAGAGACAGACTCGTGGTCAGTGGCTCCTCAGACAACACCATCAG GCTGTGGGATATTGAGTGTGGAGCATGTTTGCGGGTTTTGGAAGGGCACGAGGAGCTTGTTCGCTGTATTCGATTTGATAACAAGCGGATTGTGAGTGGAGCGTATGACGG tAAAATTAAAGTATGGGACCTACAAGCTGCTCTCGACCCACGAGCCCCAGCCAGCACTCTGTGTCTACGTACACTAGTG CAGCGATGTCGCTTCAATAATAGTCTGTCTGCGTATAGGAACATTCTGGCCGAGTGTTCCGGCTCCAATTCGATGAGTTCCAGATCATCAGCAGCTCCCATGATGACACTATCCTTATCTGGGACTTCCTCAACGTGTCAACCAACGGGCAGACGGAAGGACGATCGCCGTCCCGCACGTATACCTATATATCCAGATAGCAG GGAAGCTCTGGTGGCGTGCggagtgtgtgcgagtgtgtgtgggGACTGTTTGGGTGACCCAGTCTCTGTGGAAGTGTGCCAGGATCAAAGGTCGAGGAACGCCACCACCACCCCCCCTCCCCTTCACCCTCCTCTCTCCATCTGTCCGTTTTATTTCTCCCCCTCTTCGGTCATTTTGAGGGCCGCCCCACGACACAAACTGCGTCAgttctctttctccctctctgtGGAGGAGGAGACGGAGAAAAGATGGAGAGAGCAATGCCATTAA
- the fbxw11b gene encoding F-box and WD repeat domain-containing 11-B isoform X5, translating into MEPEMEDKTLELMNTSVMDSQTADRSPKITMFKPIFICPQVTNGPLTGSRKRPSEGNYEKEKDVCIQLFDQWSEADQVEFVEHLISRMCHYQHGHINSYLKPMLQRDFITALPAQGLDHIAENILSFLDARSLCSAELVCKEWQRVISEGMLWKKLIERMVRTDPLWKGLSERHQWEKYLFKNRTTEVPPNSYYRSLYPKIIQDIETIEANWRCGRHNLQRIQCRSENSKGVYCLQYDDEKIISGLRDNSIKIWDKQTLECLKILTGHTGSVLCLQYDERVIVTGSSDSTVRVWDVNSGEVLNTLIHHNEAVLHLRFCNGLMVTCSKDRSIAVWDMASPTDISLRRVLVGHRAAVNVVDFDDKYIVSASGDRTIKVWSTSTCEFVRTLNGHKRGIACLQYRDRLVVSGSSDNTIRLWDIECGACLRVLEGHEELVRCIRFDNKRIVSGAYDGKIKVWDLQAALDPRAPASTLCLRTLVEHSGRVFRLQFDEFQIISSSHDDTILIWDFLNVSTNGQTEGRSPSRTYTYISR; encoded by the exons ATGGAGCCGGAGATGGAGGACAAAACCTTAGAGCTGATG aacacctCTGTCATGGACTCGCAGACTGCAGACCGCTCCCCAAAGATCACAATGTTCAAG CCTATCTTTATCTGTCCTCAGGTGACTAATGGACCCTTGACGGGCTCTAGGAAGCGGCCATCGGAAGGAAATTACGAGAAGGAGAAGGACGTGTGCATCCAGCTCTTTGATCAGTGGTCTGAAGCAGACCAAGTGGAGTTTGTGGAACACCTGATCTCACGCATGTGCCATTACCAACACGGCCACATAAACTCCTACCTCAAACCCATGCTCCAAAGGGACTTCATTACGGCACTGCCAG CTCAGGGTCTGGATCATATAGCAGAGAATATCTTGTCTTTCCTGGACGCACGCTCGCTGTGTTCGGCTGAGCTGGTGTGTAAGGAATGGCAGCGTGTGATTTCCGAAGGCATGTTGTGGAAGAAGCTAATCGAGAGGATGGTTCGGACAGACCCGCTGTGGAAAGGCCTTTCAGAGAGACACCAGTG GGAAAAATACCTGTTCAAGAACCGCACAACAGAAGTTCCACCAAACTCATACTACCGCTCTCTTTATCCGAAAATCATTCAGGACATCGAG ACCATCGAGGCGAACTGGAGGTGTGGCCGACATAACCTGCAGAGGATCCAGTGTAGGTCGGAGAACAGCAAAGGTGTTTACTGCCTCCAGTATGACGATGAAAAGATCATCAGCGGACTACGAGATAACTCCATTAAG ATATGGGATAAACAGACTCTGGAGTGTTTGAAGATCCTGACAGGGCACACAGGCTCTGTGCTGTGTCTGCAGTATGATGAGAGAGTCATTGTTACCGGCTCCTCTGATTCCACTGTCAG AGTTTGGGATGTGAACTCGGGGGAGGTTCTGAACACTCTGATCCATCACAATGAGGCCGTGCTCCACCTGCGATTCTGTAATGGGTTGATGGTCACCTGCTCGAAGGATCGCTCCATCGCTGTGTGGGACATGGCCTCTCCCACGGACATCAGTCTCCGCCGAGTCCTCGTTGGACACAGGGCCGCCGTCAATGTGGTCGACTTTGACGACAAGTACATTGTCTCTGCCTCTGGTGATCGGACCATAAAG GTGTGGAGTACAAGCACCTGTGAGTTTGTTCGGACACTAAACGGTCATAAGCGAGGAATCGCCTGCCTACAGTACAGAGACAGACTCGTGGTCAGTGGCTCCTCAGACAACACCATCAG GCTGTGGGATATTGAGTGTGGAGCATGTTTGCGGGTTTTGGAAGGGCACGAGGAGCTTGTTCGCTGTATTCGATTTGATAACAAGCGGATTGTGAGTGGAGCGTATGACGG tAAAATTAAAGTATGGGACCTACAAGCTGCTCTCGACCCACGAGCCCCAGCCAGCACTCTGTGTCTACGTACACTAGTG GAACATTCTGGCCGAGTGTTCCGGCTCCAATTCGATGAGTTCCAGATCATCAGCAGCTCCCATGATGACACTATCCTTATCTGGGACTTCCTCAACGTGTCAACCAACGGGCAGACGGAAGGACGATCGCCGTCCCGCACGTATACCTATATATCCAGATAG
- the fbxw11b gene encoding F-box and WD repeat domain-containing 11-B isoform X3 — MDSQTADRSPKITMFKPIFICPQVTNGPLTGSRKRPSEGNYEKEKDVCIQLFDQWSEADQVEFVEHLISRMCHYQHGHINSYLKPMLQRDFITALPAQGLDHIAENILSFLDARSLCSAELVCKEWQRVISEGMLWKKLIERMVRTDPLWKGLSERHQWEKYLFKNRTTEVPPNSYYRSLYPKIIQDIETIEANWRCGRHNLQRIQCRSENSKGVYCLQYDDEKIISGLRDNSIKIWDKQTLECLKILTGHTGSVLCLQYDERVIVTGSSDSTVRVWDVNSGEVLNTLIHHNEAVLHLRFCNGLMVTCSKDRSIAVWDMASPTDISLRRVLVGHRAAVNVVDFDDKYIVSASGDRTIKVWSTSTCEFVRTLNGHKRGIACLQYRDRLVVSGSSDNTIRLWDIECGACLRVLEGHEELVRCIRFDNKRIVSGAYDGKIKVWDLQAALDPRAPASTLCLRTLVQRCRFNNSLSAYRNILAECSGSNSMSSRSSAAPMMTLSLSGTSSTCQPTGRRKDDRRPARIPIYPDSREALVACGVCASVCGDCLGDPVSVEVCQDQRSRNATTTPPPLHPPLSICPFYFSPSSVILRAAPRHKLRQFSFSLSVEEETEKRWREQCH, encoded by the exons ATGGACTCGCAGACTGCAGACCGCTCCCCAAAGATCACAATGTTCAAG CCTATCTTTATCTGTCCTCAGGTGACTAATGGACCCTTGACGGGCTCTAGGAAGCGGCCATCGGAAGGAAATTACGAGAAGGAGAAGGACGTGTGCATCCAGCTCTTTGATCAGTGGTCTGAAGCAGACCAAGTGGAGTTTGTGGAACACCTGATCTCACGCATGTGCCATTACCAACACGGCCACATAAACTCCTACCTCAAACCCATGCTCCAAAGGGACTTCATTACGGCACTGCCAG CTCAGGGTCTGGATCATATAGCAGAGAATATCTTGTCTTTCCTGGACGCACGCTCGCTGTGTTCGGCTGAGCTGGTGTGTAAGGAATGGCAGCGTGTGATTTCCGAAGGCATGTTGTGGAAGAAGCTAATCGAGAGGATGGTTCGGACAGACCCGCTGTGGAAAGGCCTTTCAGAGAGACACCAGTG GGAAAAATACCTGTTCAAGAACCGCACAACAGAAGTTCCACCAAACTCATACTACCGCTCTCTTTATCCGAAAATCATTCAGGACATCGAG ACCATCGAGGCGAACTGGAGGTGTGGCCGACATAACCTGCAGAGGATCCAGTGTAGGTCGGAGAACAGCAAAGGTGTTTACTGCCTCCAGTATGACGATGAAAAGATCATCAGCGGACTACGAGATAACTCCATTAAG ATATGGGATAAACAGACTCTGGAGTGTTTGAAGATCCTGACAGGGCACACAGGCTCTGTGCTGTGTCTGCAGTATGATGAGAGAGTCATTGTTACCGGCTCCTCTGATTCCACTGTCAG AGTTTGGGATGTGAACTCGGGGGAGGTTCTGAACACTCTGATCCATCACAATGAGGCCGTGCTCCACCTGCGATTCTGTAATGGGTTGATGGTCACCTGCTCGAAGGATCGCTCCATCGCTGTGTGGGACATGGCCTCTCCCACGGACATCAGTCTCCGCCGAGTCCTCGTTGGACACAGGGCCGCCGTCAATGTGGTCGACTTTGACGACAAGTACATTGTCTCTGCCTCTGGTGATCGGACCATAAAG GTGTGGAGTACAAGCACCTGTGAGTTTGTTCGGACACTAAACGGTCATAAGCGAGGAATCGCCTGCCTACAGTACAGAGACAGACTCGTGGTCAGTGGCTCCTCAGACAACACCATCAG GCTGTGGGATATTGAGTGTGGAGCATGTTTGCGGGTTTTGGAAGGGCACGAGGAGCTTGTTCGCTGTATTCGATTTGATAACAAGCGGATTGTGAGTGGAGCGTATGACGG tAAAATTAAAGTATGGGACCTACAAGCTGCTCTCGACCCACGAGCCCCAGCCAGCACTCTGTGTCTACGTACACTAGTG CAGCGATGTCGCTTCAATAATAGTCTGTCTGCGTATAGGAACATTCTGGCCGAGTGTTCCGGCTCCAATTCGATGAGTTCCAGATCATCAGCAGCTCCCATGATGACACTATCCTTATCTGGGACTTCCTCAACGTGTCAACCAACGGGCAGACGGAAGGACGATCGCCGTCCCGCACGTATACCTATATATCCAGATAGCAG GGAAGCTCTGGTGGCGTGCggagtgtgtgcgagtgtgtgtgggGACTGTTTGGGTGACCCAGTCTCTGTGGAAGTGTGCCAGGATCAAAGGTCGAGGAACGCCACCACCACCCCCCCTCCCCTTCACCCTCCTCTCTCCATCTGTCCGTTTTATTTCTCCCCCTCTTCGGTCATTTTGAGGGCCGCCCCACGACACAAACTGCGTCAgttctctttctccctctctgtGGAGGAGGAGACGGAGAAAAGATGGAGAGAGCAATGCCATTAA
- the fbxw11b gene encoding F-box and WD repeat domain-containing 11-B isoform X6 — protein sequence MEPEMEDKTLELMNTSVMDSQTADRSPKITMFKVTNGPLTGSRKRPSEGNYEKEKDVCIQLFDQWSEADQVEFVEHLISRMCHYQHGHINSYLKPMLQRDFITALPAQGLDHIAENILSFLDARSLCSAELVCKEWQRVISEGMLWKKLIERMVRTDPLWKGLSERHQWEKYLFKNRTTEVPPNSYYRSLYPKIIQDIETIEANWRCGRHNLQRIQCRSENSKGVYCLQYDDEKIISGLRDNSIKIWDKQTLECLKILTGHTGSVLCLQYDERVIVTGSSDSTVRVWDVNSGEVLNTLIHHNEAVLHLRFCNGLMVTCSKDRSIAVWDMASPTDISLRRVLVGHRAAVNVVDFDDKYIVSASGDRTIKVWSTSTCEFVRTLNGHKRGIACLQYRDRLVVSGSSDNTIRLWDIECGACLRVLEGHEELVRCIRFDNKRIVSGAYDGKIKVWDLQAALDPRAPASTLCLRTLVEHSGRVFRLQFDEFQIISSSHDDTILIWDFLNVSTNGQTEGRSPSRTYTYISR from the exons ATGGAGCCGGAGATGGAGGACAAAACCTTAGAGCTGATG aacacctCTGTCATGGACTCGCAGACTGCAGACCGCTCCCCAAAGATCACAATGTTCAAG GTGACTAATGGACCCTTGACGGGCTCTAGGAAGCGGCCATCGGAAGGAAATTACGAGAAGGAGAAGGACGTGTGCATCCAGCTCTTTGATCAGTGGTCTGAAGCAGACCAAGTGGAGTTTGTGGAACACCTGATCTCACGCATGTGCCATTACCAACACGGCCACATAAACTCCTACCTCAAACCCATGCTCCAAAGGGACTTCATTACGGCACTGCCAG CTCAGGGTCTGGATCATATAGCAGAGAATATCTTGTCTTTCCTGGACGCACGCTCGCTGTGTTCGGCTGAGCTGGTGTGTAAGGAATGGCAGCGTGTGATTTCCGAAGGCATGTTGTGGAAGAAGCTAATCGAGAGGATGGTTCGGACAGACCCGCTGTGGAAAGGCCTTTCAGAGAGACACCAGTG GGAAAAATACCTGTTCAAGAACCGCACAACAGAAGTTCCACCAAACTCATACTACCGCTCTCTTTATCCGAAAATCATTCAGGACATCGAG ACCATCGAGGCGAACTGGAGGTGTGGCCGACATAACCTGCAGAGGATCCAGTGTAGGTCGGAGAACAGCAAAGGTGTTTACTGCCTCCAGTATGACGATGAAAAGATCATCAGCGGACTACGAGATAACTCCATTAAG ATATGGGATAAACAGACTCTGGAGTGTTTGAAGATCCTGACAGGGCACACAGGCTCTGTGCTGTGTCTGCAGTATGATGAGAGAGTCATTGTTACCGGCTCCTCTGATTCCACTGTCAG AGTTTGGGATGTGAACTCGGGGGAGGTTCTGAACACTCTGATCCATCACAATGAGGCCGTGCTCCACCTGCGATTCTGTAATGGGTTGATGGTCACCTGCTCGAAGGATCGCTCCATCGCTGTGTGGGACATGGCCTCTCCCACGGACATCAGTCTCCGCCGAGTCCTCGTTGGACACAGGGCCGCCGTCAATGTGGTCGACTTTGACGACAAGTACATTGTCTCTGCCTCTGGTGATCGGACCATAAAG GTGTGGAGTACAAGCACCTGTGAGTTTGTTCGGACACTAAACGGTCATAAGCGAGGAATCGCCTGCCTACAGTACAGAGACAGACTCGTGGTCAGTGGCTCCTCAGACAACACCATCAG GCTGTGGGATATTGAGTGTGGAGCATGTTTGCGGGTTTTGGAAGGGCACGAGGAGCTTGTTCGCTGTATTCGATTTGATAACAAGCGGATTGTGAGTGGAGCGTATGACGG tAAAATTAAAGTATGGGACCTACAAGCTGCTCTCGACCCACGAGCCCCAGCCAGCACTCTGTGTCTACGTACACTAGTG GAACATTCTGGCCGAGTGTTCCGGCTCCAATTCGATGAGTTCCAGATCATCAGCAGCTCCCATGATGACACTATCCTTATCTGGGACTTCCTCAACGTGTCAACCAACGGGCAGACGGAAGGACGATCGCCGTCCCGCACGTATACCTATATATCCAGATAG